A genomic region of Marinobacter sp. NP-4(2019) contains the following coding sequences:
- a CDS encoding GGDEF domain-containing protein: MNPLLSTDKVATNPTLAVLGFKRQIVYHLHFWAFIAVAPLVLVQWNHGNYLLSGLLILFCINALLVIALLRFRNIYFLKGRLFPLLAVICAGYSTTINGHAGLYWAYPAATALFFLLPLREATICNIFFVTVMAVVSFLQFPEADFWRITFSLGLTCVFAMVFAWLVGRLQGELTRLATTDPLTGCLNRSQLADILNSQIQMRERYERVSSLILLDLDYFKTINDQWGHLAGDQVLTELAVRIRRRLRESDQLFRIGGEEFMLVLPETRQRDAETLAQELLTSISARPFVDDIRLTASASVAEVAKGETWSVWLNRADQSLYRAKSQGRNQVISAPKSVNVSRPTDEGGGELIADT; the protein is encoded by the coding sequence GTGAATCCATTACTCTCAACGGACAAAGTCGCCACCAACCCTACCCTCGCAGTGCTGGGTTTCAAGCGTCAGATCGTCTACCACCTCCACTTCTGGGCGTTTATTGCCGTCGCCCCACTGGTCCTGGTGCAGTGGAATCACGGCAATTATCTGCTATCGGGGCTGCTGATCCTATTCTGCATCAATGCCTTGCTGGTGATCGCGCTTCTCCGGTTCCGCAATATCTATTTTCTCAAAGGACGACTGTTTCCCTTGCTGGCGGTCATCTGCGCAGGCTATTCCACGACCATCAACGGCCATGCCGGCCTTTACTGGGCTTACCCGGCCGCCACGGCCCTATTTTTTCTGTTGCCATTACGGGAGGCCACCATCTGCAACATTTTTTTTGTCACGGTAATGGCGGTGGTGTCGTTTCTCCAGTTTCCGGAGGCGGATTTCTGGCGCATCACCTTTTCCCTTGGCCTTACCTGCGTGTTTGCAATGGTGTTTGCCTGGCTGGTCGGTCGACTCCAGGGCGAACTCACGCGCCTGGCCACCACCGACCCCCTCACCGGCTGCCTCAATCGATCGCAGCTGGCCGACATCCTCAACAGCCAGATCCAGATGCGGGAACGTTACGAACGGGTATCCAGCCTGATCCTGCTGGATCTCGACTACTTCAAGACAATTAACGACCAATGGGGGCATCTCGCCGGCGATCAGGTACTGACGGAACTGGCAGTAAGGATTCGACGGCGCCTTCGGGAAAGTGACCAGTTGTTTCGAATTGGCGGTGAAGAATTCATGCTGGTGTTACCGGAAACCCGCCAGCGGGACGCCGAGACCCTGGCCCAGGAGTTGCTGACCAGCATCAGCGCGAGACCTTTTGTGGATGATATCCGGCTCACGGCCAGTGCCAGCGTGGCGGAAGTGGCCAAAGGTGAAACCTGGTCAGTGTGGCTGAATCGTGCTGACCAGTCACTGTACCGGGCCAAATCCCAGGGGCGGAATCAGGTCATCAGCGCCCCAAAATCCGTGAACGTCTCACGTCCAACCGACGAGGGCGGCGGGGAACTGATCGCTGACACCTGA
- a CDS encoding alpha/beta fold hydrolase, translating to MDQVIAGHTMASRSAQQVGTLEWWQQGGKWFSYEGHAIFSRMAGQGEPLILLHGFPTASWDWHRMWPMLTQQYNVLVLDMLGFGFSDKPVPYDYSIEDQADLFEGWISGLGLKTVHLFAHDYGCSVTQELLAREQEGTLPFRIASICFLNGALFPEVHHPLLIQKLLCSPLGGLISRGLSRRTFERNFRRLLGPANPPDRQDMDDFWQLLTYNNGRGILHHLIHFMEERRCHRNRWVGALQKATQPMRLVSGVADPVSGAAMARRYRELVPNADVVSLRNVGHYPHFESPWDVFSAYREFRKQQ from the coding sequence ATGGATCAGGTCATCGCTGGACACACAATGGCTTCCCGGAGCGCTCAACAGGTTGGAACACTGGAGTGGTGGCAACAGGGCGGCAAATGGTTCAGTTATGAAGGCCATGCCATTTTCAGCCGGATGGCGGGGCAGGGCGAGCCGCTGATCCTGCTGCACGGGTTTCCAACCGCCAGTTGGGACTGGCACCGAATGTGGCCAATGCTGACCCAGCAGTACAACGTGCTGGTACTGGATATGCTGGGGTTCGGTTTTTCCGACAAGCCGGTACCATACGACTACAGTATTGAAGACCAAGCTGATCTGTTCGAAGGCTGGATTTCCGGCCTGGGCCTTAAAACCGTCCACCTGTTTGCCCACGACTATGGCTGCAGTGTGACTCAGGAGTTGCTGGCCAGGGAACAGGAAGGCACGTTGCCGTTTCGCATTGCCAGTATCTGTTTTCTCAACGGCGCCCTGTTTCCGGAGGTTCACCACCCTCTGTTGATCCAGAAGCTGCTGTGTAGTCCTCTGGGTGGCCTGATCAGTCGTGGCCTGAGTCGCCGGACCTTTGAGCGCAATTTCCGCCGGTTGCTGGGACCGGCCAACCCGCCGGACCGCCAGGACATGGACGACTTCTGGCAATTACTTACCTACAACAACGGCCGCGGCATCCTTCATCACCTGATTCATTTTATGGAAGAACGGCGTTGTCACCGTAATCGGTGGGTGGGCGCCCTGCAGAAGGCCACGCAGCCCATGCGGTTGGTGTCCGGTGTCGCCGATCCGGTTTCCGGTGCCGCCATGGCGAGGCGCTACCGGGAACTGGTACCGAACGCCGATGTTGTCAGTTTGCGCAATGTGGGGCATTACCCGCATTTTGAGAGCCCCTGGGACGTGTTTTCAGCTTACCGGGAGTTTCGCAAGCAGCAGTAA
- the folE gene encoding GTP cyclohydrolase I FolE has protein sequence MSNSLEDLAGHFRDIINGLGEDTSREGLMDTPKRAAKAMQFLTNGYQQDLGELVNNAVFESSMDEMVMIQDIELYSMCEHHMLPFIGKCHIAYLPQGKVLGLSKFARIVDMYARRLQIQENLTREIAEAIESVTGAKGVAVVIEAQHMCMMMRGVEKQNSRMKTSVMLGQFRKSQATRTEFLQLLSHRD, from the coding sequence ATGAGCAACTCCCTGGAAGATTTGGCCGGCCATTTCCGCGACATCATCAATGGCCTGGGGGAAGACACCTCCCGCGAGGGCCTGATGGACACACCCAAGCGCGCGGCCAAGGCCATGCAGTTCCTGACCAACGGCTATCAGCAGGACCTGGGTGAACTGGTCAACAACGCCGTCTTTGAATCCTCCATGGACGAGATGGTGATGATTCAGGACATCGAACTCTACAGTATGTGCGAACACCACATGTTACCGTTTATCGGCAAGTGCCATATCGCCTACCTGCCGCAGGGCAAGGTTCTCGGGCTGTCCAAGTTTGCTCGTATCGTCGACATGTACGCACGCAGGTTGCAGATCCAGGAAAACCTGACCCGGGAAATCGCCGAAGCCATCGAGTCGGTCACCGGTGCCAAGGGCGTGGCAGTGGTGATCGAGGCTCAGCACATGTGCATGATGATGCGGGGCGTGGAGAAACAGAATTCCCGCATGAAGACCTCCGTGATGCTGGGCCAGTTCCGCAAATCCCAGGCGACCCGAACCGAATTCCTGCAACTGCTCAGCCACCGGGACTGA
- a CDS encoding SDR family NAD(P)-dependent oxidoreductase has translation MSAAPVAVITGAGRRLGYEVSLALVERGYRVFALHRTHTEEVDHLIRQGVTALQVDLADPDAVQARIDDIVRATTSVSLLVNNASAFETDAENPQERPAQAARLFQTNSTAPMQLMHGLAPALETAAREYGRPSLIVNITDIFTERPNPLYGAYCASKAALANLTLSYAALLAPDVRVNAIMPGPIGFLPRHTDSQRQQVLSETLLAREGGFHSVVMQVLALLDNDFITGAQIPVDGGRRLAQGMARHGQGSAD, from the coding sequence ATGTCGGCCGCGCCAGTTGCCGTAATCACCGGTGCCGGACGAAGGCTTGGCTATGAAGTGAGCCTGGCCCTGGTTGAGCGGGGCTACCGGGTATTCGCCCTGCACCGGACCCACACCGAAGAGGTAGATCACCTCATTCGTCAGGGTGTTACCGCCCTCCAGGTCGACCTGGCCGATCCGGATGCGGTCCAGGCCCGGATTGATGACATAGTGCGCGCCACGACCAGCGTCAGTCTGCTGGTGAACAACGCCTCCGCCTTCGAAACCGATGCCGAAAATCCACAGGAGCGACCAGCCCAGGCCGCCCGCCTGTTTCAGACCAACAGCACGGCCCCCATGCAGTTGATGCACGGACTGGCCCCAGCTCTGGAAACCGCGGCCAGGGAATACGGGCGCCCGTCACTGATCGTCAACATCACCGATATCTTCACCGAACGCCCCAACCCGCTTTATGGCGCCTACTGTGCGTCCAAGGCGGCCCTGGCCAACCTGACCCTGAGCTATGCCGCACTGCTGGCGCCCGATGTGCGGGTCAATGCCATTATGCCCGGCCCCATAGGCTTCCTGCCCCGTCATACCGACAGCCAGAGACAGCAGGTGTTGTCAGAGACCCTGCTGGCCCGTGAGGGAGGCTTTCACAGTGTGGTCATGCAGGTGTTGGCCCTGCTGGACAACGATTTCATCACCGGCGCGCAGATCCCGGTGGATGGTGGCCGACGCCTGGCCCAGGGTATGGCCCGCCACGGTCAGGGAAGCGCGGACTGA